Sequence from the Clostridium botulinum genome:
GCATCCATATCTCCTCTTATTGCTATAGTCTTATTACTACCTAATTTTTCTCCCTTTATGATTCCACAAACTCCAGTTTTTGATACCTCTCTATATTCAATACCTTCTGCCTTTAAAAAGTTTTTTATAAGCTCTGAAGTTCTGTGTACCTCAAAACCAACTTCTGGATGTTCATGTATATCTCGTCTTATTGAAATTAATTCTTCTTTTATATCATTAGCCTCTTTTTTGAAATCTATCACAAACATACACTTCCTTTCTTAAGATATTATGACCAATAAACTTCTATAACATCACCTTCAACTATTTTGGCTGTATATGATGATTTTTCTCCATTAACTTTAGCATTTATTATGCCCTTTGAAATTGTTAAATCAAAATCTATATAATCAAAAACATCAACAAAAACATATTCATTTTTGCCTTTCAATACTACTTCTTTATTATTTACAATAACTTTTATTTCATTAAATTTTTCCTGAAAATTATTTTTATCTACATCGTCATTTAAATTATAATCAGTACTTAATTCGTCATCTTTGTTTGAATTGTCATTTAGCTTAACTTCAGTATCTTCTTTTTTAAGTTCTTGCATATCTTCATTAATATCACTTATTAATTTAACATCTTCTAATTCATTGCTTTTTATTTCAGTTTCGATTAATGAACTATCTTTTTTTATAAGTCTATCTCCATCTTGAACTTCATATTCCTCAACTAATAAAATATCATCTTTAAACAAACTTATTTCATCATCATTTAAAACATATTCTTTTATCTCAGAGACTTTATTTGGTATAAACACCCTAAGTTCATCACTATTTTTCAATTCACAACTTATATCTTCTATTTTATTATTTACTGTTATTATAGGTTCCAAATTTATAAGTTCATCATCAATATAAATAGTTATAGAATTTATATTTTCAATGTAATCACGCACTTTAGGACTAGCGTTATTCCCATTTTTAGCATATTGTACTTCTATATTATCATTAGCCTTAACTTCTGTTTCCAATGCAGATTCATTTCCATTTATAAATATCTTCGCGCTAGTTCCATATTCTCCAAATACAATTCTCTTACGTCCATTGTATTTAAATCTTACACTTTTACCATTCTTAGCTATAAGTAGTGATGGGTTAACACCAGCTTGAAGCAATACATCCATAACTGTGTGCTTATGCGAATTAAATAAACTAACTGGTGTATCATTTAATATAACATCAATAAAATCTGTACCTAAATTTCTTAATGCTATAAGTCCTATTCCTAGTACTGTAACACCTGCTGATCCTAAAGAATTATCAGATATGCATTCTGTAATAGCTTTTCTATCCTTAATTGCAATTCTTTGAGGTGGTAAATTTAGATTTACACTTATACATTCTAAAAGTCTCGGTGTATGTGCTCCTCCACCAACTAAAAATACAGCACTTGGAGACTTTCCACCATTCAACTCTAATATCTTACTTGAAATCTCTTCTGATATCTTTTTTACTGATGGATCAATCAATTTAATAACATTTGATGATAAAATTGTATTTTCAAGACCTAACACATCAGTATAAACAATCTCTTTAGATTCATTTACAGACTTCTTTATAAATTCTGCTGTATTAAAATCAACTAAATACTCTTGTGCTATTATTTCAGTAACTTCGTCTCCAGCCATAGGTACCATACCATATGCAGATATTGTTTCCTTATTACTTATTGCTATGTCTGATGTTCCAGCCCCAATATCTATAAGCGCAATATTTAATAACCTCAAGTTTTTAGGTATAGCCGCTTCTATTGCTGCAATAGGTTCCAATGTTAAATTAGTCACTTTTAAATTCACCTTATTCATTACAGAATAAAGTGAATCAATAACAGATCTAGGTAAAAATGTTGCAATTACTTCTGCTTCAATAGTTTTTCCCTTATGCCCTATTAAATTAGATATTACAAAGCCATTTAAATAAAAGCTTTTAACAGAATAACCAACACAGTATAATTTTCCATCTGCACTATTGTCTATTTCTTTTTCTGCATTTTTAACAACACTAAGTTCTAAGCTTCTTACAATTTCCTTATCAATTTCTTGATCTTCATCTATTTCAATTTCCGCCCTTGAATTTACAGTTCTTAAAAATCTCCCCGCAGCTGCTATAGACACTTCTGTAAGTGTAATTCCTATTTTTTCTTCTAATATTCTTTTCACTTTTTCAACTACAGAAGCTACTAAACTAATATCATGAATCTGACCATCTACCATGGCTCTTTCTTCATGTTCCATGTATTCTTCACAAACTACTTCAAATTTTTTATCTCTTATTATTCCTACAGTTCCTATTATTGATCTTGTCCCTATATCTAATGAAAAAATTATATCTTTAGGATTAAAATTTTTTAACTCCATCTAAACACAACCTTTATCGTACAAATTTAGTGATTCTTTCTCTTAAACATATTATAAATTATATATTATAATCTAATTACATTCAATTTAATCGTATTTTTTACAATTTCTTTATATCCAAATAATTATACTATATATTTCATAAAAGTTATAATAAAATAAAATTATACCAAATATTATTATTTTTCAGCATAAAAATAGCATAAAAATGAAGCATTAAACTCCATTCTTATGCTTATTTACTTTTCTTTTTATTATATTTTTCTCTTTGTTCTTTTGGATTTATTACTTTTCCTACTGCAACAAGTATAACTGCCGCTAAAATTAATATAATAAGCCACATTTTAACATTCATGATATAATCACCTTATTTCTATTATTAATAATATATAAATATCTATTCACTTTAAAGTAATATATTCTATAAATTCATACAAAACCCTTTATTTAAGTATTTATAAATTTCTTCTAACATATTATCATTTATAAACATTATCTATTATCCTTTTAATGTGATTTCATCCTTCATTAAATAATTTTCTGAATTAAATCATTCTCCGCCAATACCTTTAACGAAAAACTCCTATTAACTCCATCTTCAAAACTTATAGTAACTTTATCATCTTCTATAGACTTTATCTTTCCTAATCCATAAGTTTTTTGACTTATATTATCATCTACCTTATATCCATAAGTATCCTTAGGTAATTTATCAAATTCCGATTCACATATAAACCTAGATATCTCCTTGAGTTGCCCTCTTCTATTTTTAGGTGCAAATAAATAAAGATTGTCTATGGCTCTTGTTATACCAACATAAAAAAGTCTTCTTTCTTCTTCTATGTTTTCCTCTTTACTAGATGAATGTGGAATAGTATCTTCATTACAATTTACAAGATATACATTTTTAAATTCCATACCCTTTACACCATGAATTGTACTAAGGATTACCCCTTCTCTTTGATTTTTATTTTTACTTACCTCTATTTCATTGCTTACATTTTCAATATGGGCTAAAAAATCAAATATATTTTTAAATCCTTCTGCAGATAATTTGAATTCTTCAATTACCTCTTCTAAATCTTCTAGATTTTGACTAAACTTTTCACAATAAGATTTTAAGTAATCTATATATTCTAAATCCATAACTATATATGAAATTGCAGAACCTAAAGAAATTTTATTTAAATAATTAAAATCCTTTTTTAATTCATCAAGATTCTTTCTTTGAAAAGGTGGAGTATCTTCTTTATTTATTAATATATTAAATAAATTTTCCTGTATAGTATAATTTCTTACATAATCTATATTATGCTTACTTATATATCTAAATGGCTTATTTATAATTTTTATAAAACTCTCCTTATCAAAAGGATTTACAACTAATTTTAAATATGCTATCAAATCTTTACAAATAAAATGCTCAAAAAAATTATATTGTCTGTCTAATAACCTAAATGGAATATGATTTTTAGTAAATGCGTCTATAACACTCATAGCTTCCATGTTAGTTCTATAAAGAATTGCATTTTCTTCATAATTGATATTATATTTTTTTTCGTTTTTAACTAAATTAGCTAAAATATCGCCTTGAGATTTTTCATTATAAGGAGTATAAAACTTAATTATCCCATCATCTTTTTTATTAGATAATATCTCTTTATTATTTCTTTCCTTATTAAACTTTATTAGTTTCTTAGATCTCTCAACTATATTGTCTTTACTTCTATAATTTATTGATAAATAGTACTTTTTACTATCTTTAAACATCTTATCAAAAGTAACCATATACATAGGTTTAGAGCCTCTAAATGAATAAATACATTGATCTTCATCACCAACTGCAAATAATGAATTATCTTCACCATCATTTATTAATTTTAAAAACTCAATTTGCAATTCATCACAATCTTGAAATTCATCCACTAAAATATATTTAAATAATTTTCTATAATAAATTAATGCTTTTTCATTACTCTGAAGTAAATCTAACGCCTCTATTGCTAAATCATCAAAATCCATTTTTCCATTTTCTTTTTTATAATGTTCATAACATTCCAAAGCCTCTTCAAATATTTCTCTAGATATAGATGGTCTAAACTCATAAAGTTTTATTCTAGAAGTTTTATATATGGATATATTATTTAAAACTTCCTTAATCTTATCTTCATTGATGTCATCGAAATATTTTGTTAATACTTTCTTTATAAGCTTATTTATGATATTGCCATCTATTATATCTATATTTTTTCCTGTTCTTAAAAGAATTTTATAAAAAAGCCCATGAAATGTTCCAAAAAATGGAGATGTATTTTGTTTAAACCTATTTTCATATCTTTCCTTCATATTTTTAGCTGCTGCTTTAGTAAATGTAATTACTATTATACGACCATTACTAATTTTTAGTTTATCAACTAAATAATATATTCTGTTAATTATTACAGTAGTTTTTCCAGAGCCAGGAGCTGCAATAATTAATGCATTTTTATCTTCAGTTATTACTGCCTTATTTTGATATATATCCAGATTATACATTAACTTCCTCTTTCCTAACTTAGTTATTGCATTATTATATGATAATGCAGCAAATAACTATATTGTAATAATTATATTATAGATGTACAATAATTTTATTATAAACTTTTATAGACACATTCACAAACTATAGGTAGATAACTAAATTATAGTATTGTGAACTTTACTTAAAGGAGACTATTCATGGAAAATAAATTTAATGTTAGAGACGAGAGAAATCTTACAATGTTAGTAGACTTTTATGAGTTAACTATGGGAAATGGTTATTTCAATAAAAATCTTCAAAATAAAATTGCATATTTTGATATGTTCTTTAGAAGAGTTCCTGATGGCGGTGGTTATTGTATCATGGCTGGGGTTGAACAACTAATAGAATACTTGAATAATTTAAAATTCACTGATGAAGATATTATATATTTAAAAAACAAAAATATCTTTTCAGATAATTTTCTTAAATATTTAAGAGATTTTAAATTTAGCTGTGATGTTTGGGCTATTCCAGAAGGAAATCCAGTATTTCCAAACGAACCATTAGTAACAGTAAAAGGTCCTGTAATTCAAGCACAACTTGTAGAAACAATGATACTTTTGACCATAAATCATCAAACACTAATAGCAACAAAAGCTAATAGAATTTGTAGAGCAGCCGGAAACCGCCCTGTAATGGAATTTGGTTCTAGAAGAGCTCAAGGATATGACGGTGCTATTTATGGTGCTAGAGCTGCAATAATTGGTGGCTGTGATTCAACAGCATGTACTATTTCAGATAAAATGTTTAATATCCCTGCTGTAGGAACAATGGCACATAGTTGGGTACAACTGTTTGATAATGAATATGAAGCATTTAAGTCTTGGGCTGAACTTTATCCTGACAATTGCCTATTATTAATAGATACTTATAATGTAATAAAATCTGGTATACCTAATGCAATAAAAGTTTTTGATGAAATATTAAAACCACTTGGAAAAAGACCTACAGGTATTAGAATAGATTCTGGTGATATAACTTATTTAACTAAACGTTGTAGACAAATGCTAGATGAAGCTGGAT
This genomic interval carries:
- a CDS encoding cell division protein FtsA, with translation MELKNFNPKDIIFSLDIGTRSIIGTVGIIRDKKFEVVCEEYMEHEERAMVDGQIHDISLVASVVEKVKRILEEKIGITLTEVSIAAAGRFLRTVNSRAEIEIDEDQEIDKEIVRSLELSVVKNAEKEIDNSADGKLYCVGYSVKSFYLNGFVISNLIGHKGKTIEAEVIATFLPRSVIDSLYSVMNKVNLKVTNLTLEPIAAIEAAIPKNLRLLNIALIDIGAGTSDIAISNKETISAYGMVPMAGDEVTEIIAQEYLVDFNTAEFIKKSVNESKEIVYTDVLGLENTILSSNVIKLIDPSVKKISEEISSKILELNGGKSPSAVFLVGGGAHTPRLLECISVNLNLPPQRIAIKDRKAITECISDNSLGSAGVTVLGIGLIALRNLGTDFIDVILNDTPVSLFNSHKHTVMDVLLQAGVNPSLLIAKNGKSVRFKYNGRKRIVFGEYGTSAKIFINGNESALETEVKANDNIEVQYAKNGNNASPKVRDYIENINSITIYIDDELINLEPIITVNNKIEDISCELKNSDELRVFIPNKVSEIKEYVLNDDEISLFKDDILLVEEYEVQDGDRLIKKDSSLIETEIKSNELEDVKLISDINEDMQELKKEDTEVKLNDNSNKDDELSTDYNLNDDVDKNNFQEKFNEIKVIVNNKEVVLKGKNEYVFVDVFDYIDFDLTISKGIINAKVNGEKSSYTAKIVEGDVIEVYWS
- a CDS encoding ATP-dependent helicase; this translates as MYNLDIYQNKAVITEDKNALIIAAPGSGKTTVIINRIYYLVDKLKISNGRIIVITFTKAAAKNMKERYENRFKQNTSPFFGTFHGLFYKILLRTGKNIDIIDGNIINKLIKKVLTKYFDDINEDKIKEVLNNISIYKTSRIKLYEFRPSISREIFEEALECYEHYKKENGKMDFDDLAIEALDLLQSNEKALIYYRKLFKYILVDEFQDCDELQIEFLKLINDGEDNSLFAVGDEDQCIYSFRGSKPMYMVTFDKMFKDSKKYYLSINYRSKDNIVERSKKLIKFNKERNNKEILSNKKDDGIIKFYTPYNEKSQGDILANLVKNEKKYNINYEENAILYRTNMEAMSVIDAFTKNHIPFRLLDRQYNFFEHFICKDLIAYLKLVVNPFDKESFIKIINKPFRYISKHNIDYVRNYTIQENLFNILINKEDTPPFQRKNLDELKKDFNYLNKISLGSAISYIVMDLEYIDYLKSYCEKFSQNLEDLEEVIEEFKLSAEGFKNIFDFLAHIENVSNEIEVSKNKNQREGVILSTIHGVKGMEFKNVYLVNCNEDTIPHSSSKEENIEEERRLFYVGITRAIDNLYLFAPKNRRGQLKEISRFICESEFDKLPKDTYGYKVDDNISQKTYGLGKIKSIEDDKVTISFEDGVNRSFSLKVLAENDLIQKII
- a CDS encoding nicotinate phosphoribosyltransferase; the encoded protein is MENKFNVRDERNLTMLVDFYELTMGNGYFNKNLQNKIAYFDMFFRRVPDGGGYCIMAGVEQLIEYLNNLKFTDEDIIYLKNKNIFSDNFLKYLRDFKFSCDVWAIPEGNPVFPNEPLVTVKGPVIQAQLVETMILLTINHQTLIATKANRICRAAGNRPVMEFGSRRAQGYDGAIYGARAAIIGGCDSTACTISDKMFNIPAVGTMAHSWVQLFDNEYEAFKSWAELYPDNCLLLIDTYNVIKSGIPNAIKVFDEILKPLGKRPTGIRIDSGDITYLTKRCRQMLDEAGYDDCKIVISNSLDEHIIRDVLEQGACVDSFGVGERLITAKSEPVFGGVYKLVAIENDNELVPKIKISENDEKITNPGFKKVIRIFDKSSHKALADLIALKNEQVDESKPLTIFDPVHTWKRKKLKNYYAKELQVQLFDNGNCIYESPSVLEIKDFSKTETSKLWSEVLRFENPHTYYVDLSENLWALKQSLLHKYTNSYETQD